A window of Pyrus communis chromosome 3, drPyrComm1.1, whole genome shotgun sequence genomic DNA:
GTTTGCTGGTGATGTGATTAGGAGGTGGTGTTGGACACGATAATGGAGTTTGTGAAGTTCGGAAATGGCGGAAAGTTTCACTCTGCAATGTACCATAGGCTGCTTCGTAGTAttgtaagttttatttattctcCAAAAGcttaatttgagttttatttttcatgtttctCTGTTGTAATTTGAAGAGTAAGTTATAATTTTCTGTTGTCATCCATAGGTTTACACTACAGAACCGGTTAATTTGTTGTTAGACTTGCTCTCATCCAAGTATTTCAAGTATATCGATGTCCGGTAAGGTCACATTCCAttaattttagtaattttattgAGGAAAGTTGTGGTACTGGCCACTTAAAAAGTATTGTAATTGTTGCATCTATTTTTTGCAGTTATTTTACCTACATTAGCTTTGAAAAGCTTGCTAAAATTCTGGATGCAAACGGCATTTCTGGTACATTGTGCTGTGGTTCTTGCAAAAAGTTTggcttttcattttttcatctTTTCGAGTGGTGGTGGTATTAGTATTAACTTGGTTGGTTTGTTGTTTCTATCTCTCTCTTAGAGGACAAAAACGTGAAGAAAGACGGCAATGATGGGGAGCATCCCAGCAAAAGGTTAGTATTGTCCACGATGTTATCACATAGGAAATTTCGATTCTTTTATTCTCTCATTGAATTTCTCTTGTTAAGAGATGTACATAACCCTAATATGGAACATTTCCTTCTGTGCTCTGATTAAGTCGGAGGTAATGCCAAGTGGTGAAGTTCTTGGGTAATAATAACCGTAGATTTTTAGTGTTACATTCGCCATATGCAGATTGTTGACACTACAGATGTTTTGGTTTCACATCAAGATATCTTGGAATTAAACATTTTACTTTTAAGTTACTGAGATCCTTGTAGCCTCTACGTAATATTGGATTCTTCTTTGACTCAAAGTCCATTTTCATCTGTCCTATTCTTTAATTTTGTGATCAAGTCAATGAATTCTAGTTTATAATGCATAGGTGTTAGATTCTTTAGTATGTTGATGCTTTAACTGGTTAGCTTTTGACTGCTAAGTTCATTTACTTGCAGCATGGATCAAGTAATTCACAAGATTCATTATTTGATATCACACATCCCATCTCTGGAAAGCTCAGTTGAAAAAACTGATCATGAGATGTGGAGTGGATCAGGTTAGTGTTCTCTGCCTTCGCCCTCGGTGATTAAACAGTTAAACTCATACTTTACTTTCCTTTTAATACTTATCTTGGTGGaagatattattattaatattataatggATAGGTTAGTCACCTACTAAAAGGGAAAATAGAGTATGCATCAGTTAGTCAATCCCTGCTATGGCCTCAAACATGATTGTGGCCCAaccttttgttttaacttaatgAAATGTAAAGATGCTGAAAAATAATCCTCTTTTCCAGTTCATTGGACAGTATTATAATTAGTCGAAAGAGTGAGTAATACATGGATAATTCCATAAACATTAGAAGGAAGTGTtatctttcttttctattttttgtatGCTTCTGTGATCTAACCATGGCATGAGACAAGAGTCTCTTTAAGCTATGGCAATTTACACTGCCAATTCTGCTTCAAATTGGTTGCTCTAATATACAATTCTCATAGTTTCACCTACCCAAGTTCACAGTaataatgtgtgtgtgtggtttTCCTGTATGTTTTAAGTATTTTCTACATAAACCGAGGGCTGTGAGTATCCTCATGCCTCATGTCTCAATTTCAGACTATAAGAACTTTCGTCCCTATTTCCTATTGTATAACATCTTTTAATTTTGTGATCATTTGAGCTTTTaagtttctttgtttattgattttttttttttgtctaaagGTGAATATGAAGGGCTTGCTGGGAAGATGAAGGCAGATGGTAAACAGCACAAGACTGAGAAGCAGAAGGATAAGGTAATCTAGATGTGTCAATGCAACTATCAAAATTGTTTGTGTATTCATTCACTAGATTTCCCTCTGTATTTTGCGTATGAGATTAAAGTTCCACATTCCTTATGGATTCACAATGTCTTCAGGTCTTGTCTGCAGACAATATTGCCAAAAAGATGAAATTGAAATTTACTAAAGCATGGTTATCATTTCTAAGGTTACCACTTCCAATTGATGTGTACAAGGAGGTAAGACTCATACCCACTACCCACAACGTGATTaattctctccctttcttcaTAGCTCAACACCATGTCCTAATTTGAATGTCTTTTACTAGCCATACACTTTATTTGGACCATACTTGTTTCCTTTATATGGAATGCTGTGCTAGTAAATATGTAGAAGCAGTGCCTGATGTGTGGTACTGTACTTCATGTGctttggttttgtgattttCGTCCCCTTTAGTCTCTTTGACAAAATCTTATCATATAAACACagaatttttgtttcttttagtgcTATTTTGATAACTAAGATGATTAGAAAGGGCCAACAAAGGTAGAATCCTTCAAAATTGCAATTTACGAGTTGAGATAAAGTCAGCTTTTTTTGCTTTATTTAGGCTCCATATCTAATCATTTAAGGATGTTCGCCTTGGCTTGATTCTATTGGATTCACCcccctttctttgtctcaaggGTGGGTTTAGTTTGGTCTTGTTTGGCTTCGGGGTTCTAGTTGGTTCCCCTCGCTGTTCTTGATTTTCGTTTTGTATGATTGATCTTTTATCCATCTTGTTTTGTACTCTCTTTATTATGAAATTTCAGTTTCTTATAACAGGAAAAAAGACTAAATGTTATTTTCATCTGGTGCCTGTCTGTTCATTCTGTTTACCTTGCATTTATATATAGTTTTCTACTCTATAATTCTCTGACTGGGCTATGGTTTAATTCTCAGGTTCTTGCCACTCTCCATCAGGCAGTCATTCCTTTCTTAGCCAACCCCGTCTTGTTATGGTAAAATTCCTgaacatattttatttatggtTTTCAGTTTGTTCTTTGTGACTTTGAGTGTATTTAATTTCTTGACAAAACATGCAGTACCTTTTCTATAAGCTCATATGACATATATTGACAATGTGCAGTGACTTCTTAACTCGATCATATGACATTGGTGGTGTTATTAGTGTCATGGCTCTTAGCAGTCTCTTTATCCTCATGACACAACATGGTTTAGAGTACCCCAACTTTTATGAGAAACTTTATGCATTACTGGTTCCCTCTATTTTTATGGCAAAGCATCGATCAAAGTTTTTCCAGGTAATACTAATCTTACTGCAGTAACAGTTTATACTTCCATACACGAGCCATATAGGACTAATTGGTAATATTTAGATTGAACTAATTGGTTAATTTATGATCGTGCTATTTTATTTGTAGCTTGTAGATGCTTGCTTAAAATCACCACTTCTTCCTGCATATTTGGCCGCTGCTTTTGCCAAGAAATTGAGTAGGCTGTCAATCTCAGTTCCTCCGTCTGGAGCATTAGTTATTATTGTGCTGGTTCATAATCTTCTACGGAGACATCCTTCAATCAATTGCTTGGTGAATCGGGTATGAAGACAATCTTTAATTGTTTCTTTGTCAATGAATTTACTATCCTCTTGGCCTGAATTCGTGGGTGTTTCtttgttatttcttttcataCATGAAGCATATGAGGAGTTAATGTTCGTGCAGGGAGGTGGTGGTGAAACTGTGAAAGATGATCTGGAAGCAGAACAGAGGGCTGCTGATGGCGCCGATGGCACTGGAACTGGTTCGGCAGATAAGTCAATCAAAAAATCAGGCATGGATCCTTTTGATAATGAACAAAGTGATCCTATGAAATCAAATGCCATGAGTAAGTATTTTACTTCCCCCCTAATTTCCAAATCTTTTGCGTTTCATGTAGCTTTTACATATTCATGAGATATCTTTTTAAACAGGAAGCTCACTTTGGGAGATTGATACCCTCCGTCACCACTACTGCCCTGCTGTTTCAAGGTTTCATGCTAGAGTCCTGATCGCGCGATTACTGTACAGTCCTTTATATCTTTCAACTTTTCCTGATATATTTTCCTTTGCTCTTAGGTTTGTTTTGTCACTCGAGAATGATTTGACAGTCAGAGCCAAAACCACTGAAATATCTGTTGAAGATTTTAGCTCAGGTTCATATGCGACAATATTTGGAGAGCAGGTATTGTTGTCTTGTCTCGGAATTCCTCGAGTATATTAGACTTTATGGATTCTGGGAATTTATACTCACAAGGAAAAAGTAGTGGGAACCGGTACTTGCAGCCCAAGAACATAATTTGTAGAAAGCTACTGTTAGTATATGCCTTGTGCAATTAATTTGATGGTTTGATCTCCAGGCATCTTAGTTCACTGCACTGACTATATTGCAGGTGAGACGAAGGATAAAGTCGGCTCCACTAGCATACTACAAAGCAGCTCCGACCTCTTTGTTCTCAGACTCCGAGTCTCAGTTTCCCGGTTGGACTTTCACGTGTGAAGACAGTAAGCGAAAGAACGACAGCGCTGATGAGAACAGGAAAATAGATAAAGAACGTGACCATAGTCCGGTCAAACGACAACGCGTCAAGTGCTGATAACCGAAATGTACTCGCTCAAGGGGGCTGGAATATGCTCGTGAATCATAAGATTTCGAGCAACAACGATAGAGTTATAGGTCTATGACAATTTTGTTAAAACCCAAAGAACCACAAGAAACCTGAGCAAGGAGAAAAACTGATGCACACTATTTTCAGGAAGGATTTACTTATTAATTCAAAGATGATAATGGCCTTTTAAAAGGCTTTACAAGATAAAGGAATGTAAATGCAACAGCCCACGATTTTACAGCTCCTAGAATCGTGGTATTTGACTAAGCTTGAAACTGAAAGTGCAACAAACCTGTTCCTAAGAATCAGGCATTTATTAACAGCTACAAAACCAACTACGTGAGTAGCCCTAGAAACAAGGAAACCTAAGCCAACAACTTTAACATCCTCCCTTAAACTGAATACCAAGTTATTCAGTTTACTGTTGGATAAGAACCAACACCCATCAAACTTCGCAATTTCACGAACACATCAAACTTCAAGGGCTTTGTAAGAATATCTGCAACTTGCTCCTGGGTTGAACACTGAACCAATTCCACAGTTCCCTCCTTCGTAAGATCACGAAGAAAATGAAAGCGAACATCAATGTGTTTGCTACGACCATGCAAGATTGGATTTCTTGAGAGTTTGATGGTTGATACGTTGTCACAGAATAACACCGTAGCCTTGCTTTGATCATAACCTAGTTCCCTTAGAACTCTTCTTAGCCAGATAGCTTGACAAGCACCGGACGCTGCAGCAATGAACTCAGCCTCAGTGGTGGAAAGAGTGACCACTGGCTGTTTCTTCGAGGACCAAGATACAGCACCTGAGCTCATTAAAAACACATACCCCGAAGTGCTCTTCCTGTCATCTTGATCACCTGCATAATCACTATCCATGTATCCCAGAAGCTCTTCATTTCCTCCCTTCTTATAGAACACCCCGAAACCAATAGTCCCCTTCACATATCTCAATACTCTTTTTGCTGCCTGTAAATGCATTTCAGTAGGCCTCTCCATGTACCTACTGATCAAACTCACTACATATGTCATATCCGGACGTGTAGCAGTCAGATACATAAGACTTCCAACAATTTGTTTGTAAAAAGTGCTGTCTACCCTAACTCCACCTTCGTCCTTCACCAGCTTGAATCCAGGAACTACTGGATTATTCACTGGATTGCATTGATCCATTCTGAACCTGTCGAGCACCTCCTGCGCATATTTTCGTTGCCCAATGAAGATACCATCAGATCTCTG
This region includes:
- the LOC137729401 gene encoding protein NUCLEOLAR COMPLEX ASSOCIATED 4; its protein translation is MASILSKKQKQKQKSTKLSDLKTLGNQLLSSRAHINNLPKLLSFVSPASPPQFVVESLLSLQSFFTPLLPDLPPSSSKPSAADGSHDDPDFIYRTWLRSKFDELVEALVEVLLSPQSDETLKEVVLDTIMEFVKFGNGGKFHSAMYHRLLRSIVYTTEPVNLLLDLLSSKYFKYIDVRYFTYISFEKLAKILDANGISEDKNVKKDGNDGEHPSKSMDQVIHKIHYLISHIPSLESSVEKTDHEMWSGSGEYEGLAGKMKADGKQHKTEKQKDKVLSADNIAKKMKLKFTKAWLSFLRLPLPIDVYKEVLATLHQAVIPFLANPVLLCDFLTRSYDIGGVISVMALSSLFILMTQHGLEYPNFYEKLYALLVPSIFMAKHRSKFFQLVDACLKSPLLPAYLAAAFAKKLSRLSISVPPSGALVIIVLVHNLLRRHPSINCLVNRGGGGETVKDDLEAEQRAADGADGTGTGSADKSIKKSGMDPFDNEQSDPMKSNAMRSSLWEIDTLRHHYCPAVSRFVLSLENDLTVRAKTTEISVEDFSSGSYATIFGEQVRRRIKSAPLAYYKAAPTSLFSDSESQFPGWTFTCEDSKRKNDSADENRKIDKERDHSPVKRQRVKC